CCAAGCGGGAAAAAAAGCGGCTTATTTGGGTGTTTATTGGAGTGCTTGCTCTTGGTATTTTAGAGTTAGTGGGCGTTGGTTCCATCATGCCCTTTCTTACCGTAGCAAGTAATCCACAGATGGTCCAAACCAATCGTTATTTGAAATGGGCCTACGATGCCTTTGGGTTTTCCTCTACCGAGACATTTCTTTTTGTTCTGGGCATTGGTGCAGTACTTTTTATCCTTTTCAGCAATGCAATGAAGGCCCTCGTTACCTATGTGAATAACCGATTTACCACAATGCGTTTGCACTACCTTTCTCTGCGGCTGTTTCGCCGTTATATCTATCAGCCGTACACTTTTTTCCTGAACAGAAACAGCTCTGAGCTTATGAAAAATATCCTCGGTGAGGTTGCGACGTTGATTAATAAAGCGTTGATGCCTCTTTTGGAACTCATAACAGCGACGGTAGTTACCCTTTTGATTATTGCCATGCTGGTTGTCGTAAATCCTCTTCTTTCCCTTTTTGCTTTTCTTGTCGTTGGTTTTCTTTATGGGGCTATTTATCTTCTGGTAAAACGGTATCTCAATAATTTGGGAAAACGCCGGGTTGAGGCAAACAGACTTCGATATAAAAAGGTTGCAGAAGCCCTTCAGGGGATTAAAGATGTAAAAATTTTAGGACGGGAGGAGTATTTCCTCAAAGATTATATTCCTGCTTCTATCGAAAATGCCCAGGTACAGGTTGTAAGTGCTTTAATCGGGGCTATTCCCCGTTATGTACTGGAGGTGATTGCCTTCGGTGGAATTCTTCTTATTGTGCTGTATATGATGCGGACTATGGGTAATTTTCAGCGTGCAGTACCGGTAATCGGTCTTTATGCCTTTGCTCTTTATCGTATGATGCCTTCCCTCCAGAAGATTTTTTCCAATCTGGCAAAATTTCGAACGAATCTACCGGTGGTGGCACTTATTTCTGAAAATCTTGGTGATTGGGAGGCCGACGAAGCAAAAAGAAAGGCTCACAAAAAGAGAATTTTTGCCGACAGCCTTGTTTTTGCTAATGAACTGAAGTTGGATACCGTCCGTTTTTCCTATCCGGGCGGAGATCATCCGGTGATTTGTGACCAGAGTTTTGTAATAAGGAAGAATACAACGGTTGGTCTTGTGGGGCCTACGGGATGCGGTAAGACCACGACCGTGGATATTATCCTTGGCTTATTGCGGCCTCAGAAAGGAAAGCTTTTGGTGGATGGTGTGGAAATAGATGATGATAACGTAGGTTCATGGCAACATTTGATCGGTTATGTTCCCCAACACATCTTTCTTGCCGACGAGACCATTGCCAAAAATATTGCCTTTGGTATTCCCGAGGACCACATAGATATAGCTGCAGTGGAAAAAGCGGCCAGGATTGCCAATATTCACGACTTTATTTCTCAGGAGATGCCGGAAGGCTATCAGACAATTGTTGGCGAACGTGGCATACGTCTTTCTGGAGGCCAGCGGCAGCGAATTGGTATTGCCCGGGCACTGTATAGTGATCCTGATGTGTTGGTTATGGATGAGGCCACCAGTGCTCTGGATGGTCTTACAGAAGCGGCTATTATGGAAGCCATCAACGCTCTAGGCCATCAGAAAACGATAATTTTGATAGCTCACCGTTTGGCTACAGTGCGGGAGTGCGACGAGATTTTTGCCATGGATCATGGTGTAATAACGGACCGGGGCACCTATCGGGAATTATTTGAGCGTGATGAAAGGTTCAGGAAAATTGCGGAGTTGAGTTAGGCAGGAACATTTTTATGGCAATACCACAAAGACTGAAGGCGATAGTTGATAAAATAGTCTCTTACGGTAATGGGGTCTATAAAGTGCAACTGTCGCTCCAAAGGAACTTCCCTCGTTTTAAGCCGGGTCAATTCCTCCATTTGGCCATAGACTCTTTTGATCCTTCGACAGGATTCTGGCCGGAATCAAGAGTTTTTTCTATTGCAGGTTGTGATGTAGACAGACGTACAGTTTTTATTGTTTACAGCGTAAAAGGATCGTATACGAAGAGAATGGAGCGAGAACTTGAGGTAGGAAAAGATGTCTGGCTAAAGGGACCCTATGGGGAGTTTATTATTTCGCACTATCTGCGGGAAAACGATACTGCTGTTCTTATTGCAGGGGGTACCGGTATTTCTCCGTTTATTCCCTTTCTTACCGAGCAGAAAAGTCAATTTCGCGTGGAATTATTTTATGGAGTACGTTCTCCAGATGTGTTAATTTTCGACCAAGCGTTGTCCGAAGTTAGCACGAGAACAAAGGAAAGAATCCACCTTTTTCTTGAAGAATTGGATGAAAGTCGAAATGCTGATCTTGGCAAAAGATTTGAGATTCATCGAGGGCAGCTTTGTATTTCTGACATTTTAGAAATCACGGAACAGAAGGCCAATAGAGTTTTCTTTCTTTCCGGGCCTCCTTCTATGATCGATACGTTTAAAAAAGAGTTACAGAATCATGGTATTCTGGAAAACAATATTATTATTGATGAATGGGGTTGAAATTTGGCAAAAAGCGAAAGTGAATTAAGAAGCGAGATTAGCCGTCTCGTTAAAGAACTCTATACTGTAAGATTTCCTTCCGACTCTTTTGTTCCGGGAGCTACTGCTATTCGTTATGCAGGAAGGATTTTCGATGAAAAGGAAATGCAGGCCCTTGTCGACTCATCCCTTGACTTTTGGCTTACTGCCGGGAGGTATTCGGAGATTTTTGAATCTGAACTGGCTGATCGCTTTGGCCTGGAATATGCCTTTTTAGTAAATTCAGGTTCATCGGCCAATCTGATTGCGTTTTCGGCCCTAACTTCTCCCTTGTTACCCGAGGTCAAGCGTCTTCATTCCGGTGATGAGGTAATTTCTGTGGCGGCAGGTTTTCCTACTACGCTTAATCCTATTATTCAGCATGGTATGGTTCCTGTTTTTGTCGATGTGGAAGTCGGTACCTATAACATCAATCCAGAAAAGCTCAAGAAAGCGATTGGGCCAAAAACAAAGGCTATTTTTCTGGCGCATACGCTTGGCAATCCCTATAACCTTGATGTTGTCATGGAGCTTGTACGGAAATATGATCTTTGGCTTATAGAAGATTGTTGTGATGCTCTTGGCTCTACCTATAATGGTAAGATGGTCGGTACGTTTGGCCATATTGCAACCTGTTCGTTTTACCCCGCCCACCACATTACGATGGGTGAAGGAGGGGCTGTCTTAACCGATGATGATCTTCTTGCCCGGGCCATTCGCTCCATTAGAGACTGGGGTCGGGATTGCTACTGCGCCGGAGGTGAAAATAACACTTGTGGAAAACGTTTTT
The nucleotide sequence above comes from Sediminispirochaeta bajacaliforniensis DSM 16054. Encoded proteins:
- a CDS encoding ABC transporter ATP-binding protein → MKQLIGLFSKREKKRLIWVFIGVLALGILELVGVGSIMPFLTVASNPQMVQTNRYLKWAYDAFGFSSTETFLFVLGIGAVLFILFSNAMKALVTYVNNRFTTMRLHYLSLRLFRRYIYQPYTFFLNRNSSELMKNILGEVATLINKALMPLLELITATVVTLLIIAMLVVVNPLLSLFAFLVVGFLYGAIYLLVKRYLNNLGKRRVEANRLRYKKVAEALQGIKDVKILGREEYFLKDYIPASIENAQVQVVSALIGAIPRYVLEVIAFGGILLIVLYMMRTMGNFQRAVPVIGLYAFALYRMMPSLQKIFSNLAKFRTNLPVVALISENLGDWEADEAKRKAHKKRIFADSLVFANELKLDTVRFSYPGGDHPVICDQSFVIRKNTTVGLVGPTGCGKTTTVDIILGLLRPQKGKLLVDGVEIDDDNVGSWQHLIGYVPQHIFLADETIAKNIAFGIPEDHIDIAAVEKAARIANIHDFISQEMPEGYQTIVGERGIRLSGGQRQRIGIARALYSDPDVLVMDEATSALDGLTEAAIMEAINALGHQKTIILIAHRLATVRECDEIFAMDHGVITDRGTYRELFERDERFRKIAELS
- a CDS encoding FAD-dependent oxidoreductase, with protein sequence MAIPQRLKAIVDKIVSYGNGVYKVQLSLQRNFPRFKPGQFLHLAIDSFDPSTGFWPESRVFSIAGCDVDRRTVFIVYSVKGSYTKRMERELEVGKDVWLKGPYGEFIISHYLRENDTAVLIAGGTGISPFIPFLTEQKSQFRVELFYGVRSPDVLIFDQALSEVSTRTKERIHLFLEELDESRNADLGKRFEIHRGQLCISDILEITEQKANRVFFLSGPPSMIDTFKKELQNHGILENNIIIDEWG
- the rfbH gene encoding lipopolysaccharide biosynthesis protein RfbH, with the protein product MAKSESELRSEISRLVKELYTVRFPSDSFVPGATAIRYAGRIFDEKEMQALVDSSLDFWLTAGRYSEIFESELADRFGLEYAFLVNSGSSANLIAFSALTSPLLPEVKRLHSGDEVISVAAGFPTTLNPIIQHGMVPVFVDVEVGTYNINPEKLKKAIGPKTKAIFLAHTLGNPYNLDVVMELVRKYDLWLIEDCCDALGSTYNGKMVGTFGHIATCSFYPAHHITMGEGGAVLTDDDLLARAIRSIRDWGRDCYCAGGENNTCGKRFSGQYGTLPKGYDHKYVYSHIGYNLKVTDMQAAIGVEQLKKLDDFIKRRKENFSLWMKGFRQWEDIFVLPYAIDGADPAWFAFPVTVKEGGGFSRTELTNFLAQHRIETRNLFGGNLLRQPAYLNIQKRMAGSLEETDRIMNNTFFLGTYPGLTEEKIAYSFKVIQNFLEIKR